From one [Ruminococcus] lactaris ATCC 29176 genomic stretch:
- a CDS encoding Rqc2 family fibronectin-binding protein, with product MAFDGIVVANLAYELKEKLINGRISKIAQPETDELLLTVKSASGQYRLLISADASLPLLYLTDTNKPSPMTAPNFCMLLRKHISGGRIVDIYQPGLERIIHFKIEHLDELGDLCRKELIIEIMGKHSNIIFCSEDGKIIDSIKHVSAQMSSVREVLPGRDYFVPDTMSKADPLTVSFEEFSSHLTRKPMPVSKAIYTSFTGISPVTAEEICSLAEMDSSIAAKEYSEDLLLHLYTQFSIYLSAVKEHTFTPVIYFNGSEPKEFAALPLSHFSNYMPKEFSSISQVLETYYATRNQLTRIRQKSADLRHVVQTALERNRKKYDLQLRQLKDTESRDKYKVYGELINTYGYNVAPGEKKLEALNYYTNEIVSIPLDPVRTPQENAQRYFAKYNKQKRTFEALTVLCKETAEEISYLESVQTALDIALTENDLAEIKEELTNSGYIRRRYTKKKVKIKNKPLHYISSDGFHIYVGKNNLQNDQLTFHFAVGNDWWFHAKQAPGSHVIVRTNGAELPDTTFEEAARLAAYYSSMRGSDKVEIDYVEKKQVKKPGGGKPGFVVYYTNYSMVIDSNISQIRLCAD from the coding sequence ATGGCATTTGACGGAATCGTTGTCGCGAATCTCGCGTATGAATTAAAAGAAAAACTTATAAATGGAAGAATTTCCAAGATTGCACAGCCTGAGACAGATGAACTTCTTCTCACTGTGAAGTCAGCATCCGGGCAGTATCGTCTGCTGATTTCTGCCGATGCTTCTCTTCCGCTGCTTTATCTTACTGATACCAACAAGCCAAGTCCTATGACCGCACCTAATTTCTGCATGTTACTGCGAAAGCATATCAGTGGTGGCAGAATCGTCGACATTTATCAGCCGGGACTGGAACGGATCATTCACTTTAAGATTGAGCATCTGGACGAACTGGGTGATCTCTGCCGGAAGGAATTGATCATAGAGATCATGGGAAAGCACAGCAATATTATCTTTTGTTCAGAGGACGGAAAGATCATTGACAGTATCAAGCACGTTTCCGCACAGATGAGTTCTGTACGTGAGGTTCTTCCCGGACGGGATTATTTTGTACCAGACACGATGTCCAAGGCAGATCCTCTGACCGTGTCCTTTGAAGAATTTTCCTCACATCTGACCAGGAAACCGATGCCTGTGTCAAAAGCAATCTATACAAGCTTTACCGGGATCAGTCCGGTCACTGCAGAAGAGATCTGCTCTCTGGCAGAAATGGATTCCTCTATCGCCGCCAAAGAATATTCTGAGGATCTTCTGCTGCATCTTTACACGCAGTTTTCTATTTATCTGTCTGCTGTAAAGGAGCATACTTTCACACCGGTTATTTATTTTAACGGATCAGAGCCAAAGGAATTTGCAGCACTCCCTCTGTCCCATTTTTCCAATTATATGCCGAAGGAGTTTTCTTCGATTTCACAGGTCCTTGAGACCTATTATGCAACCAGGAACCAGCTTACCCGTATCCGCCAGAAATCCGCAGATCTGCGTCATGTCGTACAGACTGCACTGGAACGGAACCGTAAAAAATACGATCTCCAACTCCGCCAGTTAAAAGATACCGAAAGCCGGGATAAGTATAAGGTTTACGGGGAATTGATCAATACTTATGGATACAATGTTGCTCCCGGTGAAAAAAAACTGGAAGCTCTCAACTATTATACAAATGAAATAGTATCCATCCCGTTAGACCCCGTCAGGACACCGCAGGAAAATGCACAGCGGTATTTTGCAAAATACAATAAGCAGAAACGTACTTTTGAAGCACTGACGGTTCTTTGCAAAGAGACTGCCGAAGAGATCTCCTATCTCGAATCTGTACAGACTGCACTGGACATTGCCCTGACTGAGAATGATCTCGCTGAGATCAAAGAAGAACTGACCAATTCAGGATACATCCGCCGCAGATATACAAAAAAGAAAGTCAAAATAAAAAATAAACCGCTCCACTATATCTCCAGTGACGGTTTCCATATCTATGTCGGTAAAAATAATCTGCAGAATGACCAGCTCACTTTCCATTTTGCAGTTGGGAATGACTGGTGGTTCCATGCAAAGCAGGCTCCGGGTTCTCACGTCATCGTCCGAACCAATGGAGCTGAACTGCCTGATACTACTTTTGAAGAAGCAGCACGGCTTGCTGCTTATTATTCCAGTATGCGTGGTTCTGACAAAGTAGAGATCGACTATGTTGAGAAGAAACAGGTCAAAAAGCCTGGTGGAGGCAAGCCCGGATTTGTCGTATATTATACGAATTATTCTATGGTCATCGACAGCAACATCAGTCAGATCCGGCTATGTGCTGATTAA
- a CDS encoding aspartate carbamoyltransferase regulatory subunit: MVENTLTVGKISEGFVLDHIEAGKSMEIYKYLHLDKLDCCVAIIKNAKSNKMGKKDIMKIECPIDFMDLDILGFIDHNITVNIIEDGKIISKKPLKLPREIKNIIRCKNPRCITSIEQGLDHIFVLTDEENQVYRCKYCEEKYQRN; encoded by the coding sequence ATGGTAGAAAATACATTAACTGTAGGAAAGATTTCCGAGGGATTTGTACTGGATCATATTGAAGCCGGAAAGAGCATGGAGATTTATAAATATCTTCACCTTGACAAGCTGGACTGTTGCGTTGCTATTATCAAAAATGCAAAAAGTAATAAGATGGGGAAAAAGGATATCATGAAGATTGAATGCCCGATCGACTTCATGGATCTGGATATTCTCGGTTTCATCGATCATAATATCACTGTAAATATCATAGAAGATGGAAAGATTATTTCAAAAAAACCGTTGAAACTTCCGCGTGAGATCAAAAATATCATCCGCTGTAAAAATCCCCGCTGCATCACTTCTATCGAGCAGGGGCTGGATCATATTTTCGTCCTGACTGATGAAGAGAACCAGGTGTACCGGTGTAAATATTGCGAGGAGAAGTATCAGAGGAATTAA
- a CDS encoding DUF6612 family protein, with protein sequence MTDKKIPVSSKRYKRECRYKTGYEGRLEYRGEGRQEYRCKVAAILLLFVLTGMLAGCSGRMTPKRLLADMEENMQNVTSSANHVEVAIQMEDVLDIRNVNMALDLENTTQPPAGYAKGTAKVKIKNAQVSADLEIYQVQEDGKAVTYSRTNDSWVKETTGDSSESHLGVDGDIFRQEGKAMESFHLAKKTVKEDGKECYQMYGDVTGTELMGILGKDMVNAFHLVELPDEDAIRELKIPVIFEIYKDEMLPARILVDMSDVLNELYESYGETSKVNLYSIDLKFTDFDQVDAIEVPEEVKEAAGE encoded by the coding sequence ATGACAGACAAAAAAATACCAGTATCCAGCAAAAGATATAAAAGGGAGTGCAGATATAAGACCGGGTATGAGGGCAGACTGGAATACAGAGGCGAAGGCAGACAGGAATATAGGTGCAAAGTGGCAGCCATTCTGCTGCTCTTTGTACTGACCGGGATGCTGGCAGGATGCAGCGGAAGGATGACACCGAAGAGGCTGCTGGCGGACATGGAAGAAAATATGCAGAACGTCACGTCATCAGCAAATCATGTTGAAGTAGCGATCCAGATGGAAGATGTGCTGGACATAAGAAATGTCAATATGGCACTGGATCTTGAGAATACGACACAGCCACCTGCCGGATATGCAAAGGGAACCGCCAAAGTAAAGATCAAGAATGCACAGGTTTCAGCCGACCTGGAGATCTATCAGGTTCAGGAAGATGGAAAAGCGGTAACGTACAGCAGAACCAATGATAGCTGGGTGAAGGAAACGACAGGGGACAGCTCCGAGAGTCATCTTGGAGTGGACGGTGATATTTTCAGGCAGGAAGGCAAAGCAATGGAATCTTTTCATCTTGCAAAGAAGACTGTGAAAGAAGATGGAAAAGAATGTTATCAGATGTACGGGGATGTGACCGGAACAGAGCTGATGGGCATTCTTGGAAAAGATATGGTCAATGCTTTTCACCTGGTAGAACTTCCGGATGAAGATGCAATCAGGGAGTTGAAAATCCCGGTGATTTTTGAAATTTATAAAGATGAGATGCTGCCGGCAAGGATCCTGGTGGATATGAGTGATGTCCTGAATGAACTCTATGAATCCTATGGAGAGACAAGCAAAGTGAATCTTTATTCGATCGATCTGAAGTTTACAGATTTTGATCAGGTGGATGCCATTGAAGTTCCTGAGGAAGTAAAAGAAGCAGCGGGAGAATAA
- a CDS encoding 3-deoxy-7-phosphoheptulonate synthase → MGMKINTELPLPAYLKAKYPLPEELVKLKAERDEEIRSIFEGKSDKFVVIVGPCSADREDSVCEYVDRLAKVNEKVSDRLMIIPRIYTNKPRTTGEGYKGMLHQPDPDQAPNLLEGIIAIRKMHIRAMKESGLTAADEMLYPENRSYLDDILSYEAIGARSVENQQHRLTASGMDIPVGMKNPTSGDFSVMLNSVIAAQSSHNFIYRGMDVSTDGNDLAHVILRGGVDKYGTCIPNYHYEDLVRLVEVYGQKNLKNPAAIIDANHSNSNKQFKEQIRIVSEVLHSRRYNEDVKKMVKGVMIESYLEEGNQKISDHMTYGKSITDPCLGWEDTEQLIYKIAEEC, encoded by the coding sequence ATGGGAATGAAGATCAATACGGAACTGCCTTTACCGGCATATCTGAAGGCAAAATATCCGCTGCCGGAAGAACTGGTGAAACTGAAAGCAGAAAGAGATGAGGAGATCAGGTCGATATTTGAAGGAAAATCAGACAAATTTGTTGTGATTGTCGGACCATGCTCAGCAGACAGGGAAGATTCTGTATGCGAATATGTAGACCGACTTGCAAAAGTCAATGAGAAAGTCAGTGATCGTTTGATGATTATTCCACGTATTTATACGAATAAGCCACGAACGACAGGAGAGGGCTATAAGGGAATGCTTCACCAGCCGGATCCTGATCAGGCTCCTAATTTATTAGAAGGAATCATTGCAATCAGAAAGATGCATATCCGTGCCATGAAAGAAAGCGGACTGACGGCAGCAGATGAGATGCTGTATCCAGAGAACAGAAGTTACCTGGATGATATTCTTTCATACGAAGCAATCGGTGCCAGGTCAGTTGAAAATCAGCAGCATCGTCTGACAGCCAGTGGAATGGACATCCCGGTAGGAATGAAAAATCCGACCAGTGGAGATTTTTCAGTCATGTTAAATTCAGTGATTGCGGCACAGAGTTCCCATAATTTTATTTACAGAGGAATGGATGTGTCAACGGATGGAAATGATCTGGCACATGTGATCCTGCGTGGAGGAGTAGACAAGTACGGAACGTGTATCCCGAACTACCATTATGAAGATCTTGTCCGACTTGTGGAAGTATATGGACAGAAAAATCTGAAGAATCCGGCTGCCATCATTGATGCAAATCATTCTAACTCAAATAAGCAGTTTAAAGAGCAGATCCGTATTGTAAGCGAGGTTCTCCACAGCAGAAGATATAACGAGGATGTAAAGAAGATGGTGAAAGGTGTGATGATCGAGAGCTACCTTGAAGAAGGAAATCAGAAAATCTCAGATCATATGACATATGGCAAGTCTATCACAGATCCATGCCTTGGATGGGAAGATACAGAGCAGTTGATCTATAAGATTGCGGAGGAGTGTTAA
- the pyrB gene encoding aspartate carbamoyltransferase codes for MKHLISPLDLSVEELDQLLDLAQDIEANPKKYAHACDGKKLATLFYEPSTRTRLSHEAAMLNLGGSVMGFSSADSSSASKGESVSDTIRVISCYADICAMRHPKEGAPIVASQYSTIPIINAGDGGHQHPTQTLTDLLTIRNLKGRLNNMTIGLCGDLKFGRTVHSLINALVRYEGIRFVLISPEELRLPEYIRQDVLDRQQIPYEEVVRLEDALPKLDILYMTRVQKERFFNEEDYVRMKDFYVLDQEKLALAPEDMYVLHPLPRVNEIAVEVDDDPRAAYFRQVQYGVYVRMALILTLLDIHVD; via the coding sequence ATGAAACATTTGATAAGCCCACTTGATCTTTCAGTGGAAGAATTAGACCAGCTTCTTGACCTGGCACAGGACATTGAAGCAAATCCAAAAAAATATGCCCATGCATGCGATGGGAAAAAACTTGCTACACTCTTCTATGAACCGAGTACCCGTACCCGTCTGAGCCATGAAGCCGCAATGCTGAATCTTGGTGGAAGTGTTATGGGATTTTCCTCTGCCGACTCCAGCTCTGCATCAAAAGGTGAGAGCGTTTCTGATACCATCCGTGTCATTTCCTGCTATGCAGACATCTGTGCCATGCGTCACCCAAAAGAAGGAGCACCGATCGTTGCAAGCCAGTATTCTACTATTCCGATCATCAATGCCGGTGATGGCGGACACCAGCATCCAACCCAGACGCTGACAGACCTTTTGACGATCCGCAATTTAAAGGGACGTCTTAACAATATGACGATCGGTCTCTGTGGAGACCTGAAATTTGGACGCACTGTCCATTCTCTGATCAACGCACTGGTTCGATATGAAGGAATCCGATTTGTCCTCATTTCTCCGGAAGAATTAAGACTTCCCGAGTATATCCGTCAGGATGTCCTGGACAGACAACAGATCCCATACGAGGAAGTAGTCCGTCTTGAAGACGCTCTTCCAAAACTGGATATCCTCTATATGACACGCGTACAGAAAGAGCGTTTTTTCAATGAAGAAGATTATGTTCGTATGAAAGATTTTTATGTATTAGATCAGGAAAAATTGGCTCTTGCACCGGAAGATATGTATGTTCTCCATCCACTTCCAAGAGTAAATGAAATTGCTGTTGAAGTCGATGACGATCCGCGTGCCGCTTATTTCCGTCAGGTACAGTATGGTGTCTATGTGCGTATGGCACTGATCCTTACCCTGCTGGACATTCACGTAGACTGA
- a CDS encoding nitroreductase family protein produces MNVNECITTRRSIRKYKPDPVDHSLIESIVSMASYSPSWKNTQITRYIAIDDSSILKKIADDCTPVYNSNIIQQSPMLIAVTFIKGRCGFERDGSYSTKKEDRWQMFDTGAACQTFCLAAKEKGLGTVIMGIFDEDKITELLEIPEERELAALIAVGWPDIDPEAPKRKSVDDLLQFR; encoded by the coding sequence ATGAATGTGAATGAATGCATTACAACTCGCAGAAGTATCCGAAAATACAAGCCTGATCCCGTCGATCACTCTTTGATCGAATCGATCGTATCTATGGCATCCTATTCTCCTTCTTGGAAAAATACTCAGATCACCCGTTATATCGCAATTGATGATTCTTCTATTCTTAAAAAAATCGCAGATGATTGTACCCCGGTATATAATTCCAATATCATACAGCAGTCTCCCATGCTGATTGCCGTTACTTTTATTAAAGGAAGGTGCGGTTTTGAGCGTGACGGTTCTTATTCTACAAAAAAAGAAGACCGTTGGCAGATGTTCGATACAGGAGCTGCCTGTCAGACTTTCTGCCTTGCTGCAAAAGAGAAAGGGCTTGGCACTGTCATTATGGGCATTTTTGATGAAGACAAGATTACAGAACTTTTAGAGATTCCAGAAGAACGCGAACTTGCAGCACTCATTGCTGTTGGTTGGCCTGACATCGATCCGGAAGCTCCAAAAAGAAAGAGCGTGGATGATTTATTACAGTTCCGATAA
- a CDS encoding ATP-binding protein gives MRTNELMLYKNMEYGEILKDITFLIDHYESEYYNREDLRALLFDCINELLELSVSHGFEGNLWHTYLTFLLASDENAYSTSCEIVGEVKGSINEIALHDFKIFKELFDYDFSAMEKSLDAECLQVILDYQKCNVGGKVFNRRIRDRICTLSCDLGTAQDEKEFKVILTQFYKEFGVGKLGLHKAFRVEHPEHEEVQIVPITNIAHVHLDDLVGYENAKKKLIDNTKAFVEGKKANNCLLFGDAGTGKSSSIKAILNQYYDQGLRMIEVYKHQFQDLNDVIAQIKNRNYKFIIYMDDLSFEEFEIEYKYLKAVIEGGLEKKPENVLIYATSNRRHLIRETFKDKQDRDEDMHTNDTVQEKLSLVARFGVTIYFGSPDKKAFQEIVRTLAIKNGISLPEEELLLEANKWELSHGGLSGRTAQQFIDYLSGQE, from the coding sequence ATGCGGACAAATGAACTGATGCTGTATAAGAACATGGAATATGGTGAGATTCTGAAAGATATTACCTTTCTGATCGACCATTATGAAAGTGAGTATTACAACAGGGAAGACTTAAGAGCATTGTTATTTGATTGTATCAATGAACTGCTGGAACTGTCAGTAAGTCATGGATTTGAGGGAAATCTCTGGCATACTTATCTTACCTTTCTTCTTGCCAGTGATGAGAATGCATACAGCACATCCTGTGAGATTGTGGGAGAAGTAAAAGGAAGTATCAATGAGATTGCATTGCATGATTTTAAAATATTTAAGGAATTATTTGACTATGATTTCAGTGCGATGGAAAAAAGTCTGGATGCAGAATGTCTGCAGGTCATTCTAGATTATCAGAAATGTAATGTCGGTGGGAAGGTTTTTAACCGCAGGATACGGGATCGGATCTGCACTTTGAGCTGCGACCTTGGTACAGCACAGGATGAAAAAGAGTTTAAAGTGATCCTGACACAGTTCTACAAAGAATTTGGTGTAGGTAAACTGGGTCTGCACAAGGCATTCCGGGTGGAGCATCCGGAGCATGAAGAAGTTCAGATCGTGCCGATCACGAATATTGCACATGTGCATCTGGATGATCTTGTTGGATATGAAAATGCAAAAAAGAAGCTGATCGATAATACAAAAGCATTTGTGGAAGGGAAAAAAGCAAATAACTGTCTTTTGTTCGGAGATGCGGGAACAGGAAAGTCCTCTTCAATTAAGGCAATCCTGAACCAGTATTATGATCAGGGACTGCGTATGATCGAAGTGTATAAGCATCAGTTTCAGGATCTGAATGATGTTATTGCTCAGATCAAGAACAGAAACTACAAGTTTATTATTTATATGGATGACCTTTCTTTTGAGGAGTTTGAGATTGAATATAAATATCTGAAAGCTGTGATCGAGGGAGGCCTTGAAAAAAAGCCGGAAAATGTACTGATCTATGCGACTTCCAACCGTCGTCATCTGATTCGCGAGACATTTAAAGACAAGCAGGATCGGGATGAAGACATGCATACAAATGATACGGTACAGGAAAAGCTGTCACTGGTAGCAAGATTCGGAGTAACGATTTATTTCGGTTCACCGGATAAAAAAGCATTTCAGGAGATTGTAAGGACGCTCGCCATTAAAAATGGAATCAGTCTGCCGGAAGAGGAACTTCTTCTGGAAGCAAATAAATGGGAGTTATCTCATGGAGGACTTTCAGGAAGAACAGCTCAGCAGTTTATTGATTATCTGTCCGGACAGGAGTGA
- the pheA gene encoding prephenate dehydratase, protein MATLEELRNQLDEIDNRMAELYQMRMDVCQQVGEYKVKAGRKVYDRQREKDKLADVASKVQGEFNKKGIKELYSQVMSMSRKLQYQRLVEAGALGRLPFIQIHSLDKENARVVFQGTEGAYGQAAMNQFFGEDVNCFHVRTFRDAMEAIEEGSADFAVLPIENSSAGPVNEMYDLLDEFENYIVAETILPVVHTLSGLPGTRLSEIKRVYSKAEALMQTTRFLDDHSDWQRISVVNTAIAAKKVLEDQDKAQAAVCSTYAAKIHGLEVLVDEINDEADNSTRFIVVTNQKIFLKDASKISIEFELPHESGSLYNILSHFIYNDLNMTKIESRPVEGKQWEYRFFVDFDGNLEDAAVKNAIRGLREEARNLRILGNYSIDGQI, encoded by the coding sequence ATGGCAACACTGGAAGAATTGAGAAACCAGCTTGATGAGATTGATAACCGTATGGCAGAGTTATATCAGATGAGAATGGATGTCTGCCAGCAGGTAGGTGAATATAAAGTAAAAGCCGGAAGAAAAGTCTATGACCGTCAGAGAGAAAAAGACAAACTGGCAGATGTGGCTTCAAAAGTGCAGGGAGAATTTAATAAGAAGGGAATTAAAGAACTGTATTCTCAAGTGATGTCGATGAGCCGGAAACTTCAGTACCAGAGACTGGTAGAGGCAGGAGCATTAGGGCGGTTACCGTTTATTCAGATTCATTCCCTGGATAAAGAAAATGCAAGAGTCGTATTTCAGGGAACAGAGGGGGCTTACGGGCAGGCTGCAATGAACCAGTTCTTCGGGGAGGATGTGAATTGCTTTCATGTAAGGACATTCCGGGATGCGATGGAGGCAATTGAAGAAGGCTCTGCGGATTTTGCAGTTCTTCCGATTGAAAATTCTTCGGCAGGTCCGGTGAACGAGATGTATGATCTGCTGGATGAATTTGAAAATTATATTGTAGCAGAGACGATCCTTCCGGTTGTTCATACTCTTTCAGGGCTTCCGGGAACAAGGTTAAGCGAGATTAAGAGGGTGTATTCTAAGGCAGAAGCACTGATGCAGACAACCCGATTCCTGGATGACCATTCAGACTGGCAGAGGATCAGTGTTGTAAATACAGCGATCGCAGCAAAAAAAGTACTGGAAGACCAGGATAAGGCACAGGCTGCAGTGTGCAGTACTTATGCAGCGAAAATTCATGGACTGGAAGTACTGGTGGATGAGATTAATGATGAGGCAGATAATTCAACCAGGTTTATCGTGGTTACAAACCAGAAGATCTTTCTGAAAGATGCAAGCAAGATCAGTATCGAGTTTGAACTCCCTCATGAAAGCGGTTCACTGTATAACATTCTTTCACATTTTATTTATAATGATCTGAATATGACAAAAATCGAGTCAAGACCGGTCGAGGGCAAGCAGTGGGAGTACCGTTTCTTTGTAGATTTTGATGGAAATCTGGAAGATGCGGCAGTGAAGAATGCAATCAGAGGTCTGCGGGAAGAGGCAAGAAATCTCCGGATTTTGGGAAATTATTCCATAGACGGACAGATCTGA